GCCATTGAGACGTAGGAAACTTGACATTCACTACTCAATTCCAAAGGTGGATTTCAATGTTTTTCCTGTTTAATTATAGAGCTATTATTAGTCCATAATCACTTTAGTTTATCAGAATGACGGTCCCATTGTTAAGACTTTTACTCTTTTGCATACATTCTACATTTGTGTACATGCATGAATCCTGTCACATGACTTGTTGATTACTTTTTTCAGGACAACCCTTCAGAGAAAGATTTTAACCAGGGTACTCTTGTTGCATCCAACCTTGATTCTTCTGTTTCAAATGACGAACTTCGTCAGATCTTTGGTGTTTATGGAGAGATCAAGGAGGTGAACTCGGTTGCTGATTTTATATTGCTATTAACAAAACTCTGCAACCTAGGCATGAACCCATGCTGCTCTTGCATTGCAGATTCGTGAAACCCCAAACAGAAGTCATTTCAAATTAGTTGAATTTTATGATGTGAGAGCTGCAGAGGCTGCTCTTTGTGCATTGAATAAGAGTGATATTGCTGGGAAGCGGATTAAGCTAGAGGCAAGCCATCCACGGGGTTTAAAACGGTGGGTATTGTCCAAGCATACTAACtctgcatttatttattttttcctcacattctttcttcctccttttGCTTTATGTTTCTTTTGATTAACTATCCAATTTAGTGGGAGAGTTGCAGAAGTATTTCCTCTCTTTCCATGTTTGGGTGcgataaaatagagaaacattAGTTTAAGCAGACAGAACCAATGGTTTTCCTGGTTGCATTTacatttttgtatatatatttgcttCACAACATAGATATGCAAGACCTTCTCCATCCCCCTGTTTGTTACTTTTTGTTGCCAATATTCAAACTTTCAGCTGGTTTGTCATTTCTGCTTAGCTAACCTAGACTTTTCTTTGGATCTCTCGCTAAACTCTAGGTTTATCTTGATTTTTGGCATGCAGTTTATCGCAACAGATTCCTACTGAGTTGGAACAAGATGATTTTGGGCCTTTTGTTCAGCAGATTAGCCCTTCCATTAATTTAACTACTGGATTCTCTGGTATGATTGTTGGAAATGTGATATCCTACTCATTATAGGATAATGCTAATAAGACAAACCAAAGTTAGTGAATTTTGCACGAATAGACACAATGACGGGAGTTATAATATTATGCAACTTTTGGGTCATTTATTTCATCTGTCTGTTCATgtaaaatatgttaaatttcacttgttatattcatttttatccCTCGTTAATTTAATAGTCATGTCACTCATGAAGCATTGTTAACAGGAACAATTACATCCAGTGGCATGGATAATGGGCCTATTTTGGGTGCACCCTCTGCAATACAAGCTCCATTTTTGAAATCTGCATTGCATCATGGAATCTCTTCTAGTGTTCCTAACAGCTTGTCCTCACTTTTGAGAGTTGAATCAGCTGGCAATCATACTGGCTTTGCCGAGCTCAGTCACTCACCAGGTcaattgaaatttgatattCAGGGCGTGCCAAATTTTCATCCTCATTCACTTCCAGAGTATGATGGTCTAAATAGTGGTGTTCACTGCAATTCTTCAGGAGCAATGGCTGCAAACATCAATCCAAGGCCACTTGAAAGAATTGATACCCGGCCGTTATCCAAAATGAGCTCAAATGGAAATCCAATTGAGTTCAGTGAAGGAGGTAAGTGCAATGAATATCTTGCTGAAGTTgtcttctatttgttttttatttattttggttttcgtACTCCACATAGCTGGTGGAGCCCAGTGGTGCTGCTAACAATACTGAGTTTTCAGTTGTTTGACTTACAAAAGCCAAGTTTTCAAACTACCGTATCTTTTCCATGGAACTACAGGAATTTCTAGATCAAGGTTAATAGGTTTCATTGCGTGCCTTTGGTTTGCTAGTTTCACTTGCAGATAATGAAAGTTGTGATGTTATCGAAAGATATACATGTTAAATGATTGAGTTCTGTGCTAGAAGAATACTGGTGATTATTTGTTACAATTTCAAATTCTTAATAGATTCATTTATCTGGCCTTTGCTCCATTTTATCAGTTTTTGGATCTGCTCAAAATGGAAGCTGCCCTCTAACTGGGCATCACTATATATGGGGTAACTCCTATCATCACCAGCTTCCAGGCATGATTTGGCCAAGCTCGCCATCGTTTGTCAATGGAATTTCTATTGCTCATCCTGGACCACGGCTGCATGGACCTCCTAGAGCACCATCTCCTATGCAGAATCCAGTTTTACCCATCAATAACCAACATGTGGGATCAGCGCCAGCTGTTAATCCTTCTCTCTGGGATAGGCAACGTGCATATGCAGGGGAATCTCCTGACACATCTGGTTTCCATCCTGGCTCCCTTGGGAGCATAAGGATACCCAATAATTCGTTGCAGTCCATGGAATTTCTCTCTGCTAACATGTTTCCTCATGTTGGCGGAAACTGTCTGGAACTTTCAATGACCCCAAATAATGTTGGGCTCCAATCCCAACAGCAGAGGTCCATGGTGTTTCCTGGCAGAGGCCAAATGATTCCCATGATTAATACATTTGATCCTCTTAGTGAACGTGCTAGAAGCCGTAGAAATGAGGGCAGCATTAATCAGGCTGACAAGAAACAATATGAGCTTGACATTGATCGGATATTGCGAGGGGAAGACAACCGTACAACACTTATGATAAAGAATATTCCGAACAAGTATGTGGTACCTAACTTCAAAACCGTGATCATATTCTGCTTGGTGgctactatttatttattgatggaACTCTGTTTTTGAAGCAGTAACTTGTCCATGAAAGTGTGATGTTTATGCATGctcaatgatttttatatagaaCAAACTTCACTAGACAAGAAATATTTGCACTATGACCACATTTCAGTTAAAAGGTTGCCAATAACTCTTCTTTTCCAGGTTATGATTTAGCTGTGACAATGTGGTGTTGATGGCAGGTATACTTCAAAAATGCTTCTGGCAGCAATTGATGAACATCATAAAGGGTCTTACAATTTCATTTACCTGCCAATTGATTTTAAGGCAAGTGCCCTTTAATTTCAAGGTTAAAGATGAGTAGTGGGAAAACCAAAGTTTCTGTTGATACACTTTCAATCCATATGCAATACCTGACCCTAACAATTTTTGCAGAACAAATGCAATGTTGGGTATGCATTTATCAACATGATTGATCCCAGTCAAATAATTCCATTCTATCAGGTTTGTGATGTGTAAGCTGTAATGTTGTTAATAGATTGCATAAATTACTTTTTCCGCCCTTGTTATACTTGCCATTCCGTTTACACTGCCTACCCAAAATTTTAAGGTGAAAGTATATCTTGCAATAAGATGATAAAGTAGGGGTGGCTAGTGTAGTTATAGGCCACTGGCAATTTTATCCTAAAGGTCACATGCAAAGGCTAAAGCTAAAAGGAAAGTTAAATTATGGCAGGCATTTAATGGGAAGAAATGGGAGAAGTTCAATAGTGAAAAGGTAGCATTGCTTGCATATGCTCGCATACAAGGAAAAGCAGCTCTCATTGCACATTTCCAGAattcaagcttgatgaacgaggATAAGAGATGCAGACCCATTCTCTTCAATACTGATGGACCCAATGCAGGTGACCAGGTATGCACATCACAGCATGTCAGGCAATTTGGATTTTAGTTACGTGTTTCCATATGGACTAACATAAAACAGAATCTAGAAATGCTGCTAAATGTGGGTGGGATTTTGTGCTGATGTCCATAAAATGGGCTTCAGTCTTGACGTAGAACAACCAAATTACCTCATTTAACGGCAGTCTTAGATAAAAGAATGAAAGTAATTTCATGCCAACCCTGTATTTATTTGCAGGTGCCTTTTCCAATGGGGGTTAATGTAAGAGCTAGACCTGGGAAACCCCGAACCATCACCCATGAGGAGAATCAGCAAGGAAGCCCATCAGATCTGGCGGGTGGGGAGGATTCTTCAAATGGGGATGCTTCCTCAGGTTCTGGAAAGGAGTCTGATTGAGCAAGCCACTTGTTTTTGAGGGCGCTAACCTTGTAGGAATGAGTAATTTAAAATCGGTACCACTCCAAGTCCTTATGAATGATGTTGGGGTGCCTGATTTAAAAGAGACCTTTTTTGTTTCAGCTTTTGAGAAGTTTCTTAAACATTTAGGGGACATAGCCAGACCTAAGGTGATTTTCCAATTTTATTCTGGTTTTCATAAAATTCTGAACTCGTTAGGCAAGAGAAGCATCTGGTGGAGCTTCGAAATTTTGGATGTTGTTGAGAGTAGTcctatatagatatatatatatacacacatacaaCATATGTATAAGAGTTTCTGAGAACTGAAGGGATCTTTTTGTCGTGGTTCCAGAGGCTTCTGTATTTTCCcgggttttgtttgttttttgaatgtaTGGCTTGGATCCCATTTGTAGTTTTTCGCTGATATATACCGACGTCAGGGAGGAGCTCTGTTTTGGAAATTTTGAGGTGTTCAACTAATGATGTCGTTTTACCATTATTGCTTATTGATAGAGGCGTGTTGTGCCCTTAACTTTGTGCCTATTCTTTTCTGGAAACCACACAGTTTTACGGCCTCACATGCTGTTTATTCGTATGTGTTGTGATATCTTTTATACCTATGAGTGTGATACAATAAAGGAATTCTATTCAGCAAGTACGTGTAGGTTGACCTATGCTTGCGCCCCCTGTTTTTGTGCTCTAGATCTCGGAATAATGTGTGAATTTCTTTTGCTATTTAGCTGGGAAATTTTGATGGTAATCCCGGCTGAGGTTCCTGCAACATGTAATGAATTtgcttgatattaaaaaaataaaaataaattggaagcCAAGGTGAATTCACTGCTCCTAGACACAGATCACCGCAATAGAGTAATTATTATGTTGCTATTTCAACAAAAATTCAATGATCTTGCTAAACCAATATGGTATTTTTCATGggatttattagttattatgaaattgattggagataatttaatcttttaaaaatatattataaagattatataacttttaaaagtaaattttggtAAAAGGTTgatcaaagataatttttatatattttggaatcAAAGTGTAAAGACTATCATATCATTAGAAGCAAAAATTCAAACTTGCAATTAAGGGCActtttgcattttcaaatttaatttctagtAATTAACAAGTTGTCTAGGGAGATATTCgatcttttcataaatatagatattattttaaaaagaaaagtggtTGGCATGTGTAGACATAAGCATTACTAAGGTGTTGTCTCATGTGCAAATGCTGACCTCCACGATAGTTTTTGAAGCGTTTTGCCGTAATCTTCTTGGAGGTGTGGTGCATACACAACGACGTAGTGGTTGAGCTCTCATgaacttttatgttttcttctcttttttttccttgccaaTATATAAaggtgtcatttttttttttttatcaaatttgatcatcattttttttattgttgtttgtttttatcatttttctgatcaaaatttgttttcaatttcatcccttaatatttgatttcaaattagttttatataaaattccgttttcattctttttattgctatttcttttgtttgagccctttttattgattttttttaatcaattttatcctctaatattttattaatttagagtTTTGCTTCATTATGTTTTAGGGTTTGCTTTTCTTGGGGTTAGTCCTAGGTTCACGATCAAGGTCACATATTTTGAAGGTTAACATGGgttaactttggtttttttgtcttttttaaagttgattttttttcccttcaacatttgatttattagaaattagtcttcatgtttttttttttcacttttatttttatggggttatcttAATCCTATATCCATTGTGGCGAGGCTAGTAGGCTAACATAGGTTGACATTGATCTTTGTCTTTcactgtttttcaatttttcccttAAGAATTGggttgtttaataattaaacttCATAGTTTTACTCAGTTTACTTTCGATAAGAATacctttgtatcacgatcaaaTTGCATATTTAACATGCTAACCAGAATAGACTTGACTcgggttttttaatttgttttacgTTGTGAatgtttttggttattttatttattgttgttgtatttttttatttattttatttaaattagtcaAACTCATTAAATTCAGTCGAGTCAATGATCCAAGgctcatatattttttgctttttttataaacatttgtGTTGCCttgacatcattttttatatgttaaaaaaaatctaagttgaCTTGCAGCCTAGCATGGAACCCTTGTTTAGTAGTACCTAAAAGAACTAAAAATGTTTCTAACCGTATCACCATTACTAGTTTACCGGGTTATGAACCTGTTATCAAGAAATacaattcttttttctctccttttgtttttaaatgcgAGGTAATAATAACAAGAGTTAAATAATGCAGGTAAAtcactataaattaaaagaccTTTTACTATGGATTGTAATAGtagttttaatttcaatttcttatcttttcatgAGATATTTCTttggctttctttttctttcctgacGAATGGGTGGCGCTTGTAACATTAAGAAGGCGTGTGTGATGCTTCCCGATGATCAAATTTAGCCATCCGCTAACTCACTAGATGCGCAACCATACCCTCTTCCACAGTTCTTAGATGTCTCTTTCCTGAGAAGGAACCTCCTCATCCTTTCTTACACAAGCACAACATGTTTTACAACCACATCTTTTAATTATGGTTATTTAACAACACAGACAATTAACTACTTGTAATTATTAAGTTCTGATACACATTCTCTACGACCTCCAACCATGATGATTGATAGCACATAGCAAAAAATATTAGGAATCATTAGGCTCTAATATCACTTGACACATACATAAGCGAAGGATAATAAAGTTGATTGCAAGTGCAAACCATCAAAGACTAAGAAAACCATGATTACGAAGAGACTATCggaatacttaattttattcatcCATATCTAACTTGTAAAAAAGCTATTAcaacactttatatatataaaaagaagataaaaaactagtaatattaaataagaaaaataaaatagaaaaactatttctttcaaataataataaaaaactaaaaaaatataataatgcataataaaaaaataataaaaaataactaagagaAATATgtgctttttttcaaaaaaaaaaaacttgcatcaCTAATGTAATTAAATGAATTTGGCATCCAATTTTTTATTGTCCTAATCCACTTATCATATGAATCTGTTAATTCattattaattgaattcaaatataaatttatcttgattATAATCGATAATATAATTTAAGTCATCTCAAGGTAACCAATTAAATTCGTGACCTAGTTCATGAGACTtggataatttcataaaaataaaataattatgaagctCTATTTCTAATAGATCTAAAGTTGAaggttgaaatcaagaaaataaactaaatccttgagatcaagataaatttatagaaatcaaataaaaaaaatacaaaactcaattttcaagcaacctaatattgaaggatgcaattaaaaaaaaataaaaaaaaaatattgagttgttggacgatgaaattaaacaaaaaatattcaattaaaaaataaataaaattaacacgGGTCGATTTGTTAAACCTGTGATTCAAGTTATTAGATGGGgatatcaatataaaaagaaaataaaaaaatatattaaataatattttttttagatattttttcaatagttttgatgtcttgatgttaattttttttttttaaaacaatctcaaacaattatttttaatatattttcaattaaaaaaatactattaaaaagcATTATATACCGTGTTACTAAATACACATGAAGGCTGGAATTAGCttcaaattaaactaatttatgAAAGGAGGACAAATTATAACCTCTAATAAAGCCTCAAATTACCAAGAGCCGAAAAGTGAGCACTTTAAGCCTAAATGACAAACACGTTATGGAATGGAACGAAGACCATtaacaaaaacactaaaaaaaatggtgtttttaaactattaaatcaCTATAGAAATgtgacatgttttttaaaatttctaactTTGGCTGCTTTCATGTGGcatttttactattttctttgcttttttttttttgtctcaaagttttaatttttaaatctcatCTTTTCATATCACATTTTAACTCTTTCACAAAAAATATCACTAAAGTCACTTCTTTTACCATGCATCATCATAAAAGAAAGATGTCGTTGAGACAGTTCTAACAACACAAGTATTGACACCATTAAAGCTTAAAAGAGGCTGCATGTACCATCACAGTAAGGCCACCTTCCTCACATGGTGCATGTGGCACACATAtcagatatatattttttattttcatttaatttagttcttaattttctaatttctctttaatttagaCCTTAACTCTTTAactcttatatatttttttcaatcttgttcAATTTTTCCCATGATTCTCCCATAACTCttcaattttatattgaattttatctcAACTTTACCCAATAGAAACCCAATTGGAAAGAAACCataatacaaggaaaaaaaaaaaaaaaaaaatagctcaacCACGCCTCGAGCATAGctaaattaaacacaacacCGAGGGACAAAATATACTCGCACATGGAAAACATATTGTCATGCTCATGTTTAGCTATCCAATCTATTAGTTTCAAAATACTATCATTTATCATTAAttgtagataaaaaaagaaaaacacacctAAACACTTTGAAACCGAGCAAGGCAAAGAGTTGGTTGGAGGGTTTCAAGTTTGTGTTTAATGACAATATCAAAGAGTTCTGCATGactttttgacttttttttgctttgaaaaaaattggttaTAGCTGCGGGAAGTAACTTAGTTCCTAACTAAATCAAGACTTGAGTCTCCATGATGGCAACACAAAGTTTGCTTATGTTTCATTCCCTAACAAAGTAGTGGTGGAAAAGAGTGGTGGGCATGCATTAGACAGATTTTCTAGAATCAACAGTTTTCTTCCTCTTTCAGCAAATGCAATTTCACAAATATGATTAAACACCAGGTGAGGACATGCTCCATCCTAAATTGGAACAGATGACTGTCTGAAACTTTCAGGCAACCTGCATTTAGGCCCCCACTCACAATTCAGAAGCATTTGAACATTTATCACAATGTACAGCACAAATACAGATGAGGCTAAGGCCTTTGCTTTGCAACCTTGTGTTTCTTCATGATTCAAATTGATCTTGACAGCCTCCATCACCCGGACTTCTTTAATGGTCTGCATTCCGTAATATATACAAGTGAGACTCAATAACATAAAAGATGTCCCATCCACCCACCCAACCACATATACACAAGTGTTCCATGTACCATAGCTACCAATTACCAAAAAGATGAGAGCAGCTTACCAGAATTGCAGAAAGCATCACTTCGGGTAGAGAATGTCATAGTGACCCGGACGATAAAGCAAGGTAATGAAGGGATTGATGCTCTCAGAACTAGCACTAGTGGCACTTGGGGGATTGCCTGGAGCAGGAACGAAATCATGATGATTTACACTGACAACACCTGCATCACAAGAGCTGCGGTCGAGGTATACAACACGAATTGGCACACCCAATGCATCTGACAGTGCAGTAATGTGCATGTGGTCACTTTCTTCGCCCATAGGTTCCACTGATGACTTGCAAAACTAAGgcaaaacaaatatatcaaaTGGGAACTCCAAGATTTTATGCATTCATTATCTAACTTTCTGAAATACATGAAACTGGATTTCTACTATGATGAATTTGACACCAAGAAAAGGTATCAAATTACAGactaaacaaattattaatggTGTTTGGTTTGGAATGTAAAACTTTGAAAGACAAAATAAGGAGAATTGTGGACTAGATGTAAAATGACACTGGTTTAAGTTATGCTAGTGAAAGCTATCAATTCAtccttgtttttcattaaatgcATAAAACTAACAATGCATGGAAAATGTTTGAAAGTAACACCAGAAACTATAATCCATTGAACAAACCTGCTCTACTGTTGTGTTCGTCAATCCAAATATAAAGGGTTCAAAAAACTGAGAACGTTTTCTTATTTCTCCAGTGGTCACAAATCTGAAAAACATGACAACTAACCAACCAAATTTGTCAGGAGAAGGTCGCAAACATTAATTCATACCATCAAGACACTCACCATAGTCTGATACAGATTGATCACGACTCCTATTTAGAAGCTCTTCGTgactgaaaatgaaaataaaatttgtgtttAGAGCTCAAAAAGGTCGATTGACTAGGATTAACAAGCACAACCTCATTTTGGCCTCATAAGCACCACATCAGTTCATGGTTGTAAATAAAAATGCAGGAGCTGACGAGTAATTTAGAGAGCTTAAAATTCCAATgaagttgtattttttaagcAGTTAACAGACATGACATAGCAGGGGAGGAAAGGACACCttattgaattttcatttcCTTGAAGTACATCATCCAGCTGCTCAAGAAATAACTGCATATTTTTCACAATGAAATCTGAGTTACAGATTAAATGCAAGAAAGCCTTGAAGGCAGGTACGGTTTGGTAGAAGCTTCTATGAAGAAAGCTTGTCACGACTTAAGAGCTTGTTGCTTAAAAgcccaaaagaaaaatcaatcttCTCATCTCAAGAATAGAGCAGGAAATGAAacaagatataaaatattttggtgGCATCAGCATCTCAATATAACATTAAGAGCTTGCATTAACTTAACTAAATTCATCTATGCCtcacttataaaaataatatatatatactcgtCCTTCTTTGTTTTCCATAATGTTTATGTGAACGAGCTATTCAAGTGGTTCTTAAAATCACGGTCCATATTTCCAAAGAAGTCCACCTCATGTCTGAAGGGGCCAGCAATGAAACTATAACtccaattcatcaaatcaacAGAACTTACAAACATGGAGTTCAAATGTCCAAATCATATTCTGAAACtgagtttcctttgaatttgtTTGTACATTTGCACATGTATTGACTCCAGTTCACTCCACGGACTAATTCTTAAACAAAGTCTTTGTTGCAGAACCGgcacacaaaaaaagaagattgaatGAAAGAgttcaaaaatgttttaaaaatgaataaacgTACATCTTGCATAAAGTAACAGAATGCACATGATAGATTTACCGCAAAAAAATCCTCAAACGTGAAGTCCACATAACCCAAACTCTGCAGTGTTTTCCTAcattcttcaacattgagtttgATACGATCAACTTCCGCCCCATCTTGTGTCTCCAAAATATGTTCCTATCTCAAGAAAACCACAGCTTATTTAAAAGGGTAAATTACGCATACTGTTCTCCCTCCTCCTCAAACAAAAAGCACAAGGATAGAAACCAAACAAATAGTTAAAAAGACATTACCAGGTACGAAAACATAAAGCTTCGAAAGAAGCAATTCCCATCTCCACGTGTTCGTCTAATTGCAACATACTTGTCACCAAGAACCTACACGAGCAGCAATAATAATCAACTCGTACATTAACTCAAGACAGccataaagaaaacaagaaacgTGATGACGATAACAACCTTAATTTTCTCAAGCAAGATAGGACTAGCAGATTGGTACTCGGCTGCTAATGTAGACAAAGGCTCCTGTTGTAAAAAATTCAATCGCCCAAGATATATCCTTTCaattaaaatgcaaataaaaactcaaacaGAATTAAAGAATTTCAAACAAGAGAGAAATTGCCTTGTCCCCAAGTAATGGGATACTTGATTGCTTTTGCATGATATCATCATCTACTCCTCCACAACAATTTGCCAAATCTTCGATTCTACATGTCAGCTGTTCTTCATTCTGCATCTTCTCCTTCTGTTTCTTTCTTGACTTTTGGAAGATGAAGGTGCGGTTGACAGTGTTGAGATCGGTATACCTGAAAATCAAGATTCTGTTCAATAGGGGGCGAGACCTTGAAACCCtgactaaattaattatttctgcTAAAAAAATCGATTTCCCAAGTGATTAAATtcccaattttgtttttgttttgctttcctAAAGAAACCGATTTCTCTCCTGATATTATTAGTTACCtacctgatttttattttatgacgAGGCAaatacgttttttttttgttttttttttcttattattgtttcttattCATTACCGGCATGCTATAGgtataaattgtaatttttagttggttttcactgttttatttttttttaaatatatttatataatatttttttttcaaatttatttttaatattaatatattaaaaaaataaaaaaaatatttttttacaaaaatatcttTCAACCTCAAAACAAACAAGGCTTTATATTTGCGTTGGGCTACCCCTACCTGTGCAAATTGTTATCCACATATCCGGCCAAttcgttttggttttttttttttttttttaatattatttaaaatgaaatattcaaTAAAGATTAACTTTCAACGATGGTTACCCATATAAGGAAGAAAAACTTTGTGCTGCAATTAACATCAcctttaaattatgaatttttatttttattttcattttaataatttattattatatatctaatataaaaataataatactagtaataaattattcatggaaattcaattc
This genomic interval from Populus alba chromosome 1, ASM523922v2, whole genome shotgun sequence contains the following:
- the LOC118042613 gene encoding protein MEI2-like 4 isoform X2 produces the protein MPSEIMDSQGLPSSSFFSEDVSFPERLVGFWKSDTMPDQHAGKSAVSTHLEKPVAVDSVKSLEHPQPSLMRDHKMNHSLDKHAVGAERASSRSFTFLRPVDNDPGTRTSLNVQPASYFSEGCEVNAMAPQHENSLFSSSLSESFSRKMSLSSTNPIYGHSADAIASHFEEEEPFESLEEIEAQTIGNLLPNDDDLFTGVTDRVENINHPSGGDDMEELDFFSSVGGMDLGDDGSVAQIDSEFPGGASNGQLGACNLSMAGKHPYGEHPSRTLFVRNINSNVEDFELKAVFEQYGDIRTLYTACKHRGFVMISYYDIRAAKNARKALQNRPLRRRKLDIHYSIPKDNPSEKDFNQGTLVASNLDSSVSNDELRQIFGVYGEIKEIRETPNRSHFKLVEFYDVRAAEAALCALNKSDIAGKRIKLEASHPRGLKRLSQQIPTELEQDDFGPFVQQISPSINLTTGFSGTITSSGMDNGPILGAPSAIQAPFLKSALHHGISSSVPNSLSSLLRVESAGNHTGFAELSHSPGAMAANINPRPLERIDTRPLSKMSSNGNPIEFSEGVFGSAQNGSCPLTGHHYIWGNSYHHQLPGMIWPSSPSFVNGISIAHPGPRLHGPPRAPSPMQNPVLPINNQHVGSAPAVNPSLWDRQRAYAGESPDTSGFHPGSLGSIRIPNNSLQSMEFLSANMFPHVGGNCLELSMTPNNVGLQSQQQRSMVFPGRGQMIPMINTFDPLSERARSRRNEGSINQADKKQYELDIDRILRGEDNRTTLMIKNIPNKYTSKMLLAAIDEHHKGSYNFIYLPIDFKNKCNVGYAFINMIDPSQIIPFYQAFNGKKWEKFNSEKVALLAYARIQGKAALIAHFQNSSLMNEDKRCRPILFNTDGPNAGDQVPFPMGVNVRARPGKPRTITHEENQQGSPSDLAGGEDSSNGDASSGSGKESD
- the LOC118042633 gene encoding OVARIAN TUMOR DOMAIN-containing deubiquitinating enzyme 1 → MQNEEQLTCRIEDLANCCGGVDDDIMQKQSSIPLLGDKEPLSTLAAEYQSASPILLEKIKVLGDKYVAIRRTRGDGNCFFRSFMFSYLEHILETQDGAEVDRIKLNVEECRKTLQSLGYVDFTFEDFFALFLEQLDDVLQGNENSISHEELLNRSRDQSVSDYVVMFFRFVTTGEIRKRSQFFEPFIFGLTNTTVEQFCKSSVEPMGEESDHMHITALSDALGVPIRVVYLDRSSCDAGVVSVNHHDFVPAPGNPPSATSASSESINPFITLLYRPGHYDILYPK
- the LOC118042613 gene encoding protein MEI2-like 4 isoform X1 yields the protein MPSEIMDSQGLPSSSFFSEDVSFPERLVGFWKSDTMPDQHAGKSAVSTHLEKPVAVDSVKSLEHPQPSLMRDHKMNHSLDKHAVGAERASSRSFTFLRPVDNDPGTRTSLNVQPASYFSEGCEVNAMAPQHENSLFSSSLSESFSRKMSLSSTNPIYGHSADAIASHFEEEEPFESLEEIEAQTIGNLLPNDDDLFTGVTDRVENINHPSGGDDMEELDFFSSVGGMDLGDDGSVAQIDSEFPGGASNGQLGACNLSMAGKHPYGEHPSRTLFVRNINSNVEDFELKAVFEQYGDIRTLYTACKHRGFVMISYYDIRAAKNARKALQNRPLRRRKLDIHYSIPKDNPSEKDFNQGTLVASNLDSSVSNDELRQIFGVYGEIKEIRETPNRSHFKLVEFYDVRAAEAALCALNKSDIAGKRIKLEASHPRGLKRLSQQIPTELEQDDFGPFVQQISPSINLTTGFSGTITSSGMDNGPILGAPSAIQAPFLKSALHHGISSSVPNSLSSLLRVESAGNHTGFAELSHSPGQLKFDIQGVPNFHPHSLPEYDGLNSGVHCNSSGAMAANINPRPLERIDTRPLSKMSSNGNPIEFSEGVFGSAQNGSCPLTGHHYIWGNSYHHQLPGMIWPSSPSFVNGISIAHPGPRLHGPPRAPSPMQNPVLPINNQHVGSAPAVNPSLWDRQRAYAGESPDTSGFHPGSLGSIRIPNNSLQSMEFLSANMFPHVGGNCLELSMTPNNVGLQSQQQRSMVFPGRGQMIPMINTFDPLSERARSRRNEGSINQADKKQYELDIDRILRGEDNRTTLMIKNIPNKYTSKMLLAAIDEHHKGSYNFIYLPIDFKNKCNVGYAFINMIDPSQIIPFYQAFNGKKWEKFNSEKVALLAYARIQGKAALIAHFQNSSLMNEDKRCRPILFNTDGPNAGDQVPFPMGVNVRARPGKPRTITHEENQQGSPSDLAGGEDSSNGDASSGSGKESD